One Phaseolus vulgaris cultivar G19833 chromosome 2, P. vulgaris v2.0, whole genome shotgun sequence DNA window includes the following coding sequences:
- the LOC137810251 gene encoding isoflavone reductase-like produces the protein MAGKDRILVLGPTGAIGRHIVWASVKAGNPTYVLVRDTPPTVNKPRLVTAANPETREELLQNFQNSGVFLIQGDMNDHQSLLSAIKQVDVVICSFGRLLIEDQVKIIAAIKEAGNIKRFFPSEFGLDVDRQDAVEPVREVFEEKAKIRRIIEAEGVPYTYLCCHAFTGYFLRNLAQIDTTVPPRDKIFIQGDGNVKGAYVTEADVGTYTVEAVNDPNTLNKAVHIRLPANYLSLNEIVSLWEKKIGKSIEKIYVPEEEVLKNIQELSFPNNYLLALYHSQQIRGDAVYEIDPTKDVEASQAYPHVKYTTVDEYLNQFL, from the exons ATGGCTGGAAAAGATAGAATCCTTGTTTTGGGACCCACAGGAGCCATTGGAAGACACATTGTGTGGGCAAGTGTGAAGGCAGGCAATCCCACCTATGTCTTGGTTAGGGACACTCCACCCACTGTTAACAAGCCAAGGCTTGTCACAGCTGCCAATCCTGAAACCAGGGAAGAGCTCCTTCAGAACTTCCAAAATTCTGGAGTTTTTCTAATCCAG GGAGATATGAATGATCATCAAAGTCTGCTCAGCGCAATCAAACAAGTTGATGTCGTAATCTGCTCATTTGGAAGACTCCTCATAGAAGACCAGGTGAAGATCATTGCAGCCATAAAAGAAGCTGGAAACATCAAG AGATTCTTCCCATCTGAATTTGGATTGGATGTGGATCGTCAAGATGCAGTTGAACCAGTGAGAGAAGTTTTTGAGGAAAAAGCAAAAATCCGGAGAATAATTGAAGCTGAGGGAGTTCCTTACACTTACCTGTGTTGTCATGCTTTTACCGGTTACTTCTTACGTAACCTAGCACAGATTGACACCACTGTTCCTCCTCGCGACAAGATATTCATTCAAGGAGATGGAAATGTCAAAG GTGCATATGTGACTGAGGCTGATGTGGGGACTTACACCGTGGAAGCAGTGAATGACCCTAACACCTTAAACAAAGCCGTGCATATAAGACTTCCTGCAAATTATCTGAGCTTAAATGAGATTGTGTCTTTGTGGGAGAAAAAAATTGGAAAGAGTATTGAGAAAATCTATGTTCCAGAGGAAGAGGTTCTGAAAAATATTCAAG AGTTGTCTTTCCCAAATAATTACCTGTTGGCGTTATATCACTCACAGCAGATAAGGGGAGATGCAGTCTATGAGATTGATCCCACCAAAGACGTTGAGGCTTCTCAGGCTTATCCACATGTTAAATACACCACTGTTGATGAATACCTGAACCAGTTTCTCTGA
- the LOC137810250 gene encoding isoflavone reductase produces the protein MAGKDRILVLGPTGAIGRHIVWASLKAGNPTYVLVRDTPPTVNKPRLVTAANPETREELLQNYKNSGAFLIQGDMNDHQSLVNAMKQVDVVICSFGRLLIEDQVKIIAAIKEAGNIKRFFPSEFGLDVDRHDSVEPVREVFEEKAKIRRIIEAEGVPYTYLCCHAFTGYFLRNLAQIDITVPPRDKIFIQGDGNVKGAYITEADVGSFTIEAANDPNALNKTVHLRLPANYLTLNEIVSLWEKKIGKTLEKIYVPEEKVLKDIQESSFPNNYLLALYHSQQIRGDAVYEIDPAKDIEASEAYPYVKYSTVDEYLNQFV, from the exons ATGGCTGGAAAAGATAGAATCCTTGTTCTGGGACCCACAGGAGCCATTGGAAGACACATTGTGTGGGCAAGTTTGAAGGCAGGAAATCCCACCTATGTCTTGGTTAGGGACACTCCGCCCACTGTTAACAAGCCAAGACTCGTCACAGCCGCCAATCCTGAAACCAGGGAGGAGCTTCTTCAGAACTACAAAAATTCTGGAGCTTTTCTAATCCAG GGAGATATGAATGATCATCAAAGTCTGGTCAACGCAATGAAACAAGTTGATGTCGTAATCTGCTCATTTGGAAGACTCCTGATAGAAGACCAGGTGAAGATCATTGCAGCCATAAAAGAAGCTGGAAACATCAAG AGATTCTTCCCATCTGAATTTGGACTGGATGTGGATCGTCACGACTCAGTTGAACCAGTGAGAGAAGTGTTTGAGGAAAAAGCAAAAATCCGGAGAATAATTGAAGCTGAGGGAGTTCCTTACACTTACCTGTGTTGTCATGCTTTTACCGGTTACTTTTTACGTAACCTAGCACAGATTGACATCACTGTTCCTCCTCGCGACAAGATATTCATTCAAGGAGATGGCAATGTCAAAG GAGCATATATTACTGAGGCTGATGTGGGGAGTTTCACCATCGAAGCAGCGAATGACCCTAATGCATTGAACAAAACCGTTCACCTTAGGCTCCCTGCCAACTACTTGACCTTGAATGAGATTGTATCTTTGTGGGAGAAAAAAATTGGAAAGACTCTTGAGAAAATCTATGTTCCAGAGGAAAAGGTTCTCAAGGATATTCAGG AGTCATCTTTCCCGAACAATTATCTATTGGCGTTGTATCACTCACAGCAGATAAGGGGAGATGCAGTGTATGAGATTGATCCTGCAAAAGATATTGAAGCTTCGGAGGCTTATCCTTACGTTAAATACTCAACCGTAGATGAATACTTGAACCAATTTGTCTGA